The Nitrospira tepida genome includes a window with the following:
- a CDS encoding peptidylprolyl isomerase, whose translation MRLTHRCRPTDRLPSPNPSSTRPPGHWVVLAVWLAVWMVFISAVPGFAARMHDRIVAVVNSEVITLSEVLDEIQPDLDRIREQFQGEERQRRLQLAHHIGLTRMIERKLQLQQAKTKGVEVADAEVRLSLAEMKKQGEKVDESNPRYLQAVKEQLILMRVVEREVRSGITVGDTEMRRYFKEHESRFALPEEYTLSQILIRPRSFETPEETRARAEKVLAALKAGGKFEELALQYSDGENSTRGGLLGLVRQGELHPPIERALASMKPGETTDAIETPEGFHIIRVEERKPRQFRPFEAVKAEIQNLVYAQKNEDFYQSWIADLKNKAYIEIKF comes from the coding sequence ATGCGTTTGACTCACCGGTGCCGGCCCACTGACCGGCTTCCCTCACCTAATCCGAGTTCAACTCGGCCCCCTGGGCATTGGGTCGTCCTGGCCGTCTGGCTCGCGGTCTGGATGGTTTTCATCTCGGCGGTTCCGGGCTTCGCGGCACGGATGCACGACCGGATCGTCGCCGTCGTCAATTCGGAGGTCATCACCTTGAGCGAGGTGCTGGATGAGATCCAGCCCGACCTTGATCGGATCAGAGAACAGTTTCAGGGTGAGGAGCGGCAGCGCCGGCTTCAATTGGCCCATCACATCGGCCTGACCCGCATGATCGAGCGCAAGTTGCAACTGCAGCAGGCCAAGACCAAAGGCGTGGAAGTCGCGGACGCCGAAGTACGGCTTTCCCTCGCCGAAATGAAGAAGCAAGGGGAGAAAGTCGACGAGAGCAATCCCCGCTATCTCCAGGCCGTCAAGGAGCAGTTGATCCTCATGCGGGTGGTCGAGCGCGAGGTGCGGAGCGGCATCACGGTCGGCGATACGGAGATGCGCCGTTACTTCAAGGAACACGAAAGCCGGTTTGCTCTCCCCGAGGAATATACGTTGAGCCAGATTCTGATCCGGCCGCGCAGCTTCGAAACGCCCGAGGAAACCCGCGCCAGGGCGGAAAAGGTCCTGGCCGCGTTGAAGGCCGGGGGGAAATTCGAAGAGCTGGCGCTCCAGTATTCCGACGGCGAGAACTCCACTCGCGGCGGACTATTGGGGCTCGTCCGGCAAGGAGAGCTGCATCCGCCGATCGAGCGGGCCCTCGCCAGCATGAAGCCGGGGGAGACGACCGATGCGATTGAAACCCCGGAGGGGTTTCACATCATTCGAGTGGAGGAACGAAAGCCCCGGCAGTTTCGTCCGTTCGAGGCGGTCAAAGCCGAGATTCAGAACCTCGTATACGCTCAAAAGAACGAGGATTTCTATCAAAGCTGGATCGCCGACCTGAAGAATAAGGCCTACATCGAAATTAAGTTCTGA
- the yihA gene encoding ribosome biogenesis GTP-binding protein YihA/YsxC, whose amino-acid sequence MRIVGAEFTRSCVAPEQFPPDRGIEFAIVGRSNVGKSSLINRLVQQKGLAHVSRTPGKTQAVNFFDLRTNDRALSPFRLVDLPGYGYARVSKALRAQWGPLIQRYLCERRSLACVLFLIDARGSEPTDVATFEWLRSLKLPVIVVMTKSDKLGRGERRACEETVRETFLLTEADPVIQWSSVTGEGRDRLWQAIREAVRT is encoded by the coding sequence ATGCGCATCGTCGGGGCAGAGTTTACCAGAAGTTGCGTCGCGCCCGAACAGTTTCCCCCGGATCGCGGCATCGAGTTCGCGATCGTCGGCCGGTCCAATGTCGGGAAATCCTCGCTGATCAATCGCCTGGTCCAACAGAAAGGGCTGGCCCATGTCAGCCGGACGCCGGGGAAGACGCAAGCCGTCAACTTCTTCGACCTGCGCACCAACGATCGGGCCCTGTCACCCTTTCGACTGGTGGATCTGCCAGGGTACGGCTACGCTCGGGTGTCGAAAGCCCTGCGCGCCCAATGGGGCCCGCTGATCCAGCGGTATCTCTGCGAACGGCGGTCGCTGGCCTGCGTCCTCTTCCTTATCGACGCGCGCGGCAGCGAGCCGACGGACGTCGCGACTTTCGAATGGCTGCGGAGCTTGAAGCTCCCGGTGATCGTCGTCATGACCAAGAGCGACAAGCTGGGGCGCGGAGAGCGGCGGGCCTGCGAGGAAACTGTCCGTGAGACCTTTTTGTTGACCGAGGCCGATCCGGTGATCCAGTGGTCATCCGTTACGGGAGAAGGGCGGGATCGTCTCTGGCAGGCCATCCGAGAGGCGGTCAGAACTTAA
- the rfaE2 gene encoding D-glycero-beta-D-manno-heptose 1-phosphate adenylyltransferase has product MNGKILSQAALALELDLKRQAGARIVFTNGCFDLLHVGHTRYLQAARKLGDVLVVGVNTDRSVRGLKKSAERPIVPDSQRAEVLAALACVDYVVLFDEPDPYVLIRAVQPDVLVKGGDWRPDQIVGRDIVEGRGGRVLAIPLIPGVSTTALVQKILSHPSY; this is encoded by the coding sequence ATGAATGGGAAAATCCTCTCACAAGCGGCGCTGGCGCTGGAACTCGACCTCAAGCGGCAGGCCGGCGCGCGCATTGTGTTTACGAATGGATGCTTCGATCTTCTCCATGTAGGCCACACGCGGTATCTCCAGGCTGCCCGCAAGTTGGGGGATGTGCTGGTTGTCGGGGTGAACACGGACCGCTCCGTCCGAGGCCTCAAGAAGAGCGCAGAGCGTCCGATTGTGCCAGACTCCCAGCGGGCGGAGGTGCTCGCCGCCCTGGCCTGCGTCGATTATGTCGTGTTGTTTGACGAGCCGGATCCCTACGTGTTGATTCGGGCGGTGCAGCCCGACGTGCTGGTGAAGGGAGGCGACTGGAGGCCGGACCAGATCGTCGGGCGGGATATAGTGGAAGGCCGCGGCGGGCGCGTCCTCGCCATTCCTCTTATCCCGGGGGTTTCGACGACCGCCCTCGTTCAGAAGATTCTCTCACATCCATCTTATTGA
- a CDS encoding peptidylprolyl isomerase: protein MNRALSANSTTSAKADWRAEPALRRPLVRRPFVLGCLLSLIGLGVVGCQPASSDPPIVAIVNGRMITQEEFDYRWKELAEATRARYERAGGKRQFLEELITHELFMQEAKKLGLDQSQSIRDRTHQYREKLILDELVRQRVKTSVEVSKPEVDAYLAKHAHELLLPAKVRAAIIVSPNIFASKDIRRMLADGVDFGKLAVRFSVDQATRAKGGDLGPLRKGTARPELESVILSLRPGMISDPVKIDDLYYIVKVEGLDQETIQADLAIRERLRQELLNEKRRQRLDDLVAELKKTATIRYSTAAHHLTEPQHESTAAVSP from the coding sequence ATGAACAGAGCATTGTCGGCGAACTCGACGACATCGGCGAAGGCGGATTGGCGCGCAGAACCCGCCCTGCGACGGCCGCTTGTGCGGCGCCCCTTCGTGCTCGGCTGTCTGCTGAGCCTGATCGGCCTTGGTGTCGTCGGGTGCCAGCCCGCTTCCAGCGACCCGCCGATTGTCGCCATTGTCAACGGCCGCATGATCACGCAGGAAGAGTTCGACTACCGTTGGAAGGAGTTGGCGGAGGCGACGCGCGCACGTTACGAACGGGCGGGCGGCAAGCGCCAGTTTCTGGAGGAATTGATCACCCACGAACTCTTCATGCAGGAAGCCAAGAAACTGGGACTCGATCAAAGCCAATCGATCCGCGACCGGACACACCAGTATCGGGAGAAGCTCATCCTCGACGAGTTGGTCAGGCAGCGGGTCAAGACCTCGGTGGAGGTGTCCAAACCCGAGGTGGACGCCTACCTGGCCAAGCACGCGCACGAACTTCTGTTGCCGGCCAAAGTACGGGCGGCGATCATTGTGTCGCCGAACATCTTCGCGTCAAAGGACATCCGGCGGATGTTGGCAGACGGGGTGGATTTCGGAAAACTGGCCGTCCGCTTTTCGGTGGACCAGGCCACACGCGCCAAAGGCGGCGACTTGGGCCCCCTTCGCAAGGGCACGGCCCGTCCGGAACTGGAATCTGTCATCCTCTCGCTCAGGCCTGGGATGATCAGCGACCCCGTGAAAATCGACGACCTCTACTATATTGTGAAGGTCGAGGGACTCGATCAGGAGACGATCCAGGCCGATCTGGCCATTCGCGAGCGGCTTCGGCAAGAACTCTTGAATGAAAAACGCCGGCAGCGTCTCGACGATCTGGTCGCGGAATTGAAGAAGACCGCCACGATCCGGTATTCGACCGCCGCCCATCATTTAACCGAGCCGCAGCACGAATCCACCGCGGCCGTCAGCCCCTGA
- the mfd gene encoding transcription-repair coupling factor: MSESFRTRYWNDLLRPIREALADGTGTPCLTGLIGSGSAFLLTLLASSENRKTTPSRSWLLVTASQEAAEQLFDDLLFFHTLLDLPSERLTLFPAWELLPYQSTTPHVQVIAKRMRALLRLSHGDPTVLVTCSQAILQRLLPGEIFRTSIVSLKLNQTIGREDLVARLLRLGYRQASVVEIPGEFSIRGGIVDIYSTAYDDPLRIEFLGDTVESIRCFDIESQTSAAKRHEAWILPSREAIPPADGSDFLRPLDLDAEWRAPSWYPRMDTLLDYFDRPPVLVQDQPASLTSAAGAFWKTIEDEYLRHSESGQQEPYPTPDRQYCLWEQLLDQAHGWPRLMLESVVASGPACDPVVEFPAQSPASTGLGLRGTPFTDTLTLLDRLRSAGIVILVARSRGQVDRLLALFAEHDLPAAPWTPAAWTLDTGQKLPFYVVSGDVSAGFIGRDEGLSLVTEEEVFAKGARHKPPPKSKTAAFLSSLEELHEGDHVVHVQYGIGRYRGLKRLSVQDFESDYLVLEYARKDTLYVPLDRLNQVQRYIASEGSLPRLDRLGGTAWEKTKARVKKDIEEMAHELVELYASREVVQRGAYDGETTLLHEFEAAFEYEETPDQLRAIEDIKRDLVSTKPMDRLVCGDVGYGKTEVAMRAAFMAVEHNRQVAVLVPTTLLAHQHYDNFVQRFAPFPARVGLLSRFQSSKETKSILRDLAAGVIDVIIGTHRLLQKDVTFRNLGLVIIDEEQWFGVRHKERMKQLRTQVDVLTLTATPIPRTLQMGMSGVRDLSVIETPPAGRLAIRTEVVRFNETAVRDAIVRELGRGGQVYFVHNRVETLQRTGNWLQQLVPQARVVMAHGQMDGRLLESVMLKFLRREADVLLATAIIQSGLDIPNANTIIVNRADAFGLAQLYQLRGRVGRGGQQAYAYFLVPDEGTLTSDAQKRLIAIQQFTELGSGFRIAAADLEIRGAGNLLGRQQSGHIAAIGLDLYLRMVEQAVHQLKGDLVEEEPDPTLHLNVSAYIPEEYVADAHQRLALYKRLASCSTVGELALIHSEVQDRYGALPDSVERLFEVMQVRTLAKVLRLASLEVKHQAVVLSFLPKASPPERGVQALMDRYHRRLRFLSPTSVEIQIPTDEWASLFPELSLSLQTLQGCDTSEPVPRR, translated from the coding sequence GTGTCTGAATCATTCCGCACCCGGTACTGGAACGACCTGCTCCGGCCCATCCGAGAGGCGCTGGCCGACGGAACAGGGACTCCCTGCCTCACCGGCCTGATCGGGTCCGGCTCGGCCTTTCTCCTCACGCTGCTCGCCAGCTCCGAGAACCGAAAGACAACCCCGTCTCGTTCCTGGCTTCTGGTCACTGCCAGCCAGGAAGCGGCGGAACAGTTGTTCGACGATCTGTTATTCTTTCATACCCTTCTCGATCTGCCTTCCGAGCGGCTGACGTTGTTCCCCGCTTGGGAACTGCTGCCCTACCAATCCACGACCCCGCACGTGCAGGTCATCGCGAAGCGGATGCGTGCGCTGCTTCGGCTGTCGCACGGCGACCCTACGGTGCTGGTCACATGCAGCCAGGCGATCCTTCAGCGTCTGCTGCCGGGCGAGATCTTCCGCACCAGCATCGTATCGCTGAAACTCAACCAGACGATCGGGCGTGAGGACCTCGTCGCCCGCCTCCTTCGACTGGGTTATCGCCAAGCGTCGGTCGTGGAGATTCCCGGAGAGTTCAGTATTCGCGGCGGCATTGTCGATATCTATTCCACCGCCTACGACGATCCGCTGCGGATCGAGTTCCTGGGAGACACGGTCGAGTCCATTCGCTGCTTCGACATCGAATCGCAAACCTCCGCCGCCAAACGCCATGAGGCCTGGATTCTTCCCTCGCGCGAAGCCATCCCGCCGGCGGACGGCTCCGATTTCCTGCGCCCGCTGGACCTGGATGCCGAATGGCGGGCGCCTTCGTGGTATCCCCGGATGGACACGCTCCTCGACTACTTCGACAGACCTCCCGTCCTCGTCCAGGATCAGCCGGCGTCCCTCACGAGCGCTGCGGGAGCCTTTTGGAAGACGATCGAAGACGAGTATCTTCGCCACAGCGAGTCGGGACAACAGGAGCCATATCCCACCCCTGATCGCCAGTATTGCCTCTGGGAACAGCTGCTGGATCAAGCGCACGGCTGGCCAAGACTCATGCTTGAGTCCGTCGTCGCCTCCGGGCCGGCATGCGATCCGGTCGTGGAGTTTCCCGCGCAGAGCCCCGCCAGTACCGGGCTGGGGCTCCGGGGCACGCCCTTCACCGACACGCTGACTCTCCTCGACCGCCTGCGGAGCGCCGGGATCGTCATCCTCGTGGCTCGCTCCCGCGGCCAAGTCGACCGCCTGCTCGCCCTCTTTGCCGAGCACGATCTTCCGGCGGCCCCCTGGACGCCGGCCGCTTGGACCCTCGACACGGGGCAGAAGCTCCCCTTTTACGTCGTGTCCGGGGACGTGTCGGCGGGATTTATCGGACGGGACGAGGGGCTGTCGCTTGTCACCGAAGAGGAAGTCTTCGCCAAGGGCGCCCGCCACAAGCCGCCGCCCAAGAGCAAGACCGCCGCATTCCTGTCCTCGTTGGAGGAACTGCACGAAGGCGACCATGTCGTCCATGTCCAATATGGGATCGGGCGCTACCGCGGCCTGAAACGTTTGTCCGTCCAGGATTTCGAGAGCGATTATCTGGTCTTGGAATACGCCCGCAAAGACACCCTCTACGTCCCGCTCGACCGGCTCAACCAGGTCCAACGCTATATCGCCTCCGAAGGCAGCCTCCCGCGGCTCGACCGTCTGGGAGGGACGGCCTGGGAGAAGACCAAGGCGCGCGTCAAGAAAGACATCGAGGAGATGGCGCACGAGTTGGTGGAGCTCTATGCCAGCCGAGAGGTGGTGCAGCGCGGGGCCTACGACGGGGAGACCACGCTGCTGCACGAGTTCGAGGCGGCATTCGAATATGAAGAGACGCCCGATCAATTGCGGGCGATCGAGGACATCAAGCGGGACCTTGTGTCCACGAAACCGATGGATCGGCTGGTCTGCGGCGACGTGGGATACGGCAAGACCGAGGTCGCAATGCGGGCGGCGTTCATGGCTGTGGAACACAACCGACAGGTCGCCGTGCTCGTACCGACCACGCTGCTGGCCCATCAACATTACGACAACTTCGTGCAGCGATTCGCCCCGTTTCCGGCCCGCGTTGGCCTGCTGTCGCGCTTCCAAAGTTCCAAAGAGACGAAATCGATTCTCCGAGACCTCGCGGCCGGCGTCATAGACGTCATCATCGGCACCCATCGCCTGCTCCAGAAAGACGTGACATTCCGCAACCTGGGGCTGGTCATCATCGACGAAGAACAATGGTTCGGTGTCCGCCACAAGGAACGAATGAAGCAGCTTCGCACGCAGGTCGACGTCCTCACCCTGACGGCAACGCCGATCCCGCGCACGCTGCAGATGGGCATGTCAGGGGTCCGTGACCTCTCGGTCATCGAAACCCCGCCGGCCGGGCGGCTGGCCATCCGCACGGAGGTCGTGCGGTTCAACGAGACCGCCGTGCGCGACGCCATCGTTCGCGAACTCGGCCGTGGAGGCCAGGTCTACTTCGTTCACAACCGCGTCGAAACCTTGCAGCGGACCGGCAACTGGCTCCAGCAGCTCGTTCCCCAGGCCCGCGTGGTCATGGCGCACGGGCAGATGGACGGCCGGCTGCTCGAATCCGTCATGCTGAAGTTTCTGCGTCGGGAGGCAGACGTGCTGCTGGCCACGGCCATCATTCAATCGGGCCTGGATATTCCGAACGCCAATACGATCATCGTGAACCGGGCCGATGCGTTCGGCTTGGCGCAGCTCTATCAACTGCGCGGGCGCGTGGGACGAGGAGGCCAGCAGGCCTATGCCTATTTCCTCGTCCCCGACGAAGGCACCTTGACGTCGGATGCGCAAAAACGGCTGATCGCCATCCAGCAATTCACTGAACTGGGATCCGGCTTCCGGATTGCCGCAGCGGACCTGGAAATCCGCGGCGCCGGCAACCTCCTGGGACGCCAACAGTCCGGCCATATCGCAGCCATCGGCCTCGATCTGTATCTGCGCATGGTGGAACAGGCGGTCCACCAATTAAAGGGCGACCTGGTCGAGGAGGAACCGGATCCGACCCTGCACCTCAACGTCTCGGCCTACATCCCCGAGGAGTACGTCGCCGATGCCCACCAGCGGTTGGCGTTGTACAAGCGTCTCGCCTCCTGTTCCACGGTCGGAGAATTGGCCTTGATCCACAGCGAAGTACAGGATCGCTACGGCGCGCTGCCGGACTCCGTCGAACGCCTGTTCGAGGTCATGCAGGTTCGCACCTTGGCCAAGGTGCTCCGGCTCGCCTCGCTTGAGGTGAAGCACCAGGCGGTTGTCCTGTCGTTCCTGCCCAAAGCCTCGCCTCCGGAACGCGGCGTCCAGGCCTTGATGGACCGGTACCACCGGCGGCTTCGGTTCCTGTCTCCCACTTCGGTGGAGATTCAGATCCCGACCGACGAGTGGGCGTCCCTGTTTCCGGAATTGAGCCTCTCCTTGCAAACCCTCCAGGGCTGTGATACCAGTGAACCGGTACCTCGTCGGTGA
- a CDS encoding winged helix-turn-helix domain-containing protein has protein sequence MERQKLLSYTRRHEASRKRPATGTATPTGDPVAQAGTTLSAIARAVGASVSSVFRWAEAYRKHGRRGLQSRPTPGRPPGLSPAQKKRLAALLLRGPLAAGYRTDLWTLRRVAQMIRKQFGVRYHPCHVWKLLTSLGWSCQKPERRALQRDDAAIARWKRARWPHIKKRRATWCPPRLP, from the coding sequence ATGGAAAGGCAGAAGCTCTTGTCCTATACTCGGAGGCATGAGGCCTCCAGGAAGCGCCCAGCAACTGGAACGGCGACGCCGACAGGCGATCCGGTTGCTCAGGCGGGTACCACTCTGTCGGCGATCGCACGGGCTGTGGGGGCCTCCGTGAGTTCCGTGTTCCGTTGGGCCGAAGCGTACCGCAAACACGGGCGGCGGGGGCTGCAGTCGCGCCCCACGCCCGGTCGTCCGCCGGGTCTCTCTCCCGCACAGAAGAAGCGTCTGGCGGCTCTGCTCCTGAGAGGGCCCCTGGCCGCTGGCTATCGAACCGATCTCTGGACCCTACGGCGTGTCGCCCAGATGATCCGCAAGCAGTTCGGGGTGCGCTACCATCCCTGTCATGTCTGGAAGCTCCTGACCAGTTTGGGATGGAGTTGTCAGAAACCCGAACGCCGAGCCCTGCAACGGGACGACGCGGCCATCGCCCGGTGGAAAAGAGCGCGCTGGCCCCATATAAAAAAACGCCGCGCGACGTGGTGCCCACCTCGTCTTCCTTGA